One Gambusia affinis linkage group LG15, SWU_Gaff_1.0, whole genome shotgun sequence genomic window carries:
- the LOC122844585 gene encoding CAAX prenyl protease 2-like isoform X2 produces MLADKAKMTRFAVCRSPVLSCKRQDIAVLGRTSTQSVGDHPRVIKRRSVSVFLVSAVSPACVKLWMHWADITVEESLWELMGVRLKGFLPASVLPLLLITFFYLGPLVQSALDNPDGFSGELHSALDVQSWRMCVQDAAWLRSQVVAPVTEELVFRGAMLPMLVPCTGATAVIFIAPLFFGVAHLHHIIEELHLGKDNVRAIFLGAGIQFLYTTVFGVFAAFIFLRTGHIVGPVLCHSFCNSQGLPDIGSALSRPQRSAVLICYLTGVLLFLVVLFPFTDPFLYGARPVCSLAASQALEC; encoded by the exons ATGTTGGCTGATAAGGCAAAAATGACTCG CTTTGCAGTTTGCAGATCTCCTGTTCTGTCATGCAAGAGGCAGGACATAGCTGTATTAGGCAGGACCAGTACACAATCTGTTGG GGACCATCCAAGAGTGATAAAGCGTCGCTCTGTCAGTGTATTTCTGGTGTCTGCAGTGTCTCCTGCGTGTGTGAAGTTATGGATGCACTGGGCTGATATCACA GTTGAAGAGTCCTTGTGGGAGCTGATGGGAGTTCGTTTGAAAGGTTTCCTTCCTGCATCTGTACTGCCTTTGCTATTGATCACG TTTTTTTATCTGGGGCCCCTGGTTCAGTCTGCTTTGGACAATCCTGATGGGTTCTCTGGGGAACTTCACTCTGCTCTGG ATGTGCAGAGTTGGAGGATGTGCGTTCAAGACGCAGCGTGGCTCAGGAGCCAGGTGGTGGCGCCAGTGACGGAGGAGCTGGTGTTCAGAGGGGCCATGCTGCCTATGTTGGTGCCTTGCACCGGAGCCACAGCTGTTATCTTCATTGCTCCTCTGTTCTTTGGTGTTG CCCACCTTCACCACATCATAGAGGAGCTTCACCTGGGAAAGGACAATGTGAGAGCCATATTTCTGGGGGCAG GGATTCAGTTTTTGTACACAACTGTCTTTGGTgtctttgctgcttttattttcttgagaaCTG GTCATATTGTGGGTCCAGTTTTGTGCCATTCATTCTGCAACAGCCAGGGTCTCCCTGACATCGGTTCGGCTCTGAGCCGCCCTCAGCGTTCAGCCGTGCTGATCTGCTATCTGACTGGAGTCCTGCTGTTTCTGGTGGTGCTCTTCCCCTTCACAGACCCCTTCCTTTATGGAGCCAGACCTGTCTGCAGCCTTGCCGCCTCTCAAGCACTGGAATGTTGA
- the LOC122844585 gene encoding CAAX prenyl protease 2-like isoform X1: MQEAGHSCIRQDQYTICWVSVMSCLLLASFYVGSLYACWSTLPRDHPRVIKRRSVSVFLVSAVSPACVKLWMHWADITVEESLWELMGVRLKGFLPASVLPLLLITFFYLGPLVQSALDNPDGFSGELHSALDVQSWRMCVQDAAWLRSQVVAPVTEELVFRGAMLPMLVPCTGATAVIFIAPLFFGVAHLHHIIEELHLGKDNVRAIFLGAGIQFLYTTVFGVFAAFIFLRTGHIVGPVLCHSFCNSQGLPDIGSALSRPQRSAVLICYLTGVLLFLVVLFPFTDPFLYGARPVCSLAASQALEC; encoded by the exons ATGCAAGAGGCAGGACATAGCTGTATTAGGCAGGACCAGTACACAATCTGTTGGGTGAGTGTAATGAGTTGCCTTCTGCTGGCTTCTTTCTATGTGGGTAGCTTATATGCCTGCTGGAGCACCTTACCAAG GGACCATCCAAGAGTGATAAAGCGTCGCTCTGTCAGTGTATTTCTGGTGTCTGCAGTGTCTCCTGCGTGTGTGAAGTTATGGATGCACTGGGCTGATATCACA GTTGAAGAGTCCTTGTGGGAGCTGATGGGAGTTCGTTTGAAAGGTTTCCTTCCTGCATCTGTACTGCCTTTGCTATTGATCACG TTTTTTTATCTGGGGCCCCTGGTTCAGTCTGCTTTGGACAATCCTGATGGGTTCTCTGGGGAACTTCACTCTGCTCTGG ATGTGCAGAGTTGGAGGATGTGCGTTCAAGACGCAGCGTGGCTCAGGAGCCAGGTGGTGGCGCCAGTGACGGAGGAGCTGGTGTTCAGAGGGGCCATGCTGCCTATGTTGGTGCCTTGCACCGGAGCCACAGCTGTTATCTTCATTGCTCCTCTGTTCTTTGGTGTTG CCCACCTTCACCACATCATAGAGGAGCTTCACCTGGGAAAGGACAATGTGAGAGCCATATTTCTGGGGGCAG GGATTCAGTTTTTGTACACAACTGTCTTTGGTgtctttgctgcttttattttcttgagaaCTG GTCATATTGTGGGTCCAGTTTTGTGCCATTCATTCTGCAACAGCCAGGGTCTCCCTGACATCGGTTCGGCTCTGAGCCGCCCTCAGCGTTCAGCCGTGCTGATCTGCTATCTGACTGGAGTCCTGCTGTTTCTGGTGGTGCTCTTCCCCTTCACAGACCCCTTCCTTTATGGAGCCAGACCTGTCTGCAGCCTTGCCGCCTCTCAAGCACTGGAATGTTGA
- the LOC122844585 gene encoding CAAX prenyl protease 2-like isoform X3 → MWVAYMPAGAPYQVSPACVKLWMHWADITVEESLWELMGVRLKGFLPASVLPLLLITFFYLGPLVQSALDNPDGFSGELHSALDVQSWRMCVQDAAWLRSQVVAPVTEELVFRGAMLPMLVPCTGATAVIFIAPLFFGVAHLHHIIEELHLGKDNVRAIFLGAGIQFLYTTVFGVFAAFIFLRTGHIVGPVLCHSFCNSQGLPDIGSALSRPQRSAVLICYLTGVLLFLVVLFPFTDPFLYGARPVCSLAASQALEC, encoded by the exons ATGTGGGTAGCTTATATGCCTGCTGGAGCACCTTACCAAG TGTCTCCTGCGTGTGTGAAGTTATGGATGCACTGGGCTGATATCACA GTTGAAGAGTCCTTGTGGGAGCTGATGGGAGTTCGTTTGAAAGGTTTCCTTCCTGCATCTGTACTGCCTTTGCTATTGATCACG TTTTTTTATCTGGGGCCCCTGGTTCAGTCTGCTTTGGACAATCCTGATGGGTTCTCTGGGGAACTTCACTCTGCTCTGG ATGTGCAGAGTTGGAGGATGTGCGTTCAAGACGCAGCGTGGCTCAGGAGCCAGGTGGTGGCGCCAGTGACGGAGGAGCTGGTGTTCAGAGGGGCCATGCTGCCTATGTTGGTGCCTTGCACCGGAGCCACAGCTGTTATCTTCATTGCTCCTCTGTTCTTTGGTGTTG CCCACCTTCACCACATCATAGAGGAGCTTCACCTGGGAAAGGACAATGTGAGAGCCATATTTCTGGGGGCAG GGATTCAGTTTTTGTACACAACTGTCTTTGGTgtctttgctgcttttattttcttgagaaCTG GTCATATTGTGGGTCCAGTTTTGTGCCATTCATTCTGCAACAGCCAGGGTCTCCCTGACATCGGTTCGGCTCTGAGCCGCCCTCAGCGTTCAGCCGTGCTGATCTGCTATCTGACTGGAGTCCTGCTGTTTCTGGTGGTGCTCTTCCCCTTCACAGACCCCTTCCTTTATGGAGCCAGACCTGTCTGCAGCCTTGCCGCCTCTCAAGCACTGGAATGTTGA
- the LOC122844585 gene encoding CAAX prenyl protease 2-like isoform X4, whose translation MHWADITVEESLWELMGVRLKGFLPASVLPLLLITFFYLGPLVQSALDNPDGFSGELHSALDVQSWRMCVQDAAWLRSQVVAPVTEELVFRGAMLPMLVPCTGATAVIFIAPLFFGVAHLHHIIEELHLGKDNVRAIFLGAGIQFLYTTVFGVFAAFIFLRTGHIVGPVLCHSFCNSQGLPDIGSALSRPQRSAVLICYLTGVLLFLVVLFPFTDPFLYGARPVCSLAASQALEC comes from the exons ATGCACTGGGCTGATATCACA GTTGAAGAGTCCTTGTGGGAGCTGATGGGAGTTCGTTTGAAAGGTTTCCTTCCTGCATCTGTACTGCCTTTGCTATTGATCACG TTTTTTTATCTGGGGCCCCTGGTTCAGTCTGCTTTGGACAATCCTGATGGGTTCTCTGGGGAACTTCACTCTGCTCTGG ATGTGCAGAGTTGGAGGATGTGCGTTCAAGACGCAGCGTGGCTCAGGAGCCAGGTGGTGGCGCCAGTGACGGAGGAGCTGGTGTTCAGAGGGGCCATGCTGCCTATGTTGGTGCCTTGCACCGGAGCCACAGCTGTTATCTTCATTGCTCCTCTGTTCTTTGGTGTTG CCCACCTTCACCACATCATAGAGGAGCTTCACCTGGGAAAGGACAATGTGAGAGCCATATTTCTGGGGGCAG GGATTCAGTTTTTGTACACAACTGTCTTTGGTgtctttgctgcttttattttcttgagaaCTG GTCATATTGTGGGTCCAGTTTTGTGCCATTCATTCTGCAACAGCCAGGGTCTCCCTGACATCGGTTCGGCTCTGAGCCGCCCTCAGCGTTCAGCCGTGCTGATCTGCTATCTGACTGGAGTCCTGCTGTTTCTGGTGGTGCTCTTCCCCTTCACAGACCCCTTCCTTTATGGAGCCAGACCTGTCTGCAGCCTTGCCGCCTCTCAAGCACTGGAATGTTGA
- the cd248b gene encoding endosialin: MPNIKRSRSSCSSMTLLYIVWMLTVCVAPGSQGQRMKEPDGEQQVAEAQLGEKDAICNQEGCYAVFLQKKNFREARQACLDQGGTLVTMYTHEAAGVVHNLLSATAVHGSRARLRLWIGLHRPPRQCSVTKPLRGFVWVTGNQEAQFANWIRKEMPNTCAVPRCVAMTVHTSDGAGESGENFRWAEGPCVMKLDGFICQYTYSMMCSPLKDEGGGPAVYETPFHFKSTQLTHVPYGSVADMPCPADSSNPDADFRESVLCIERDDGTVGWSKDAPLCSSGAPRQTQDWCSGEHECEQHCQNRDEDYYCYCSEGYMLDEDGYSCNLDPLSQTDPPELSDSAFATDKTPVNRICVDMGCEYDCSITSRSIRCTCPPGYQIGPDGHKCLDVDECQQQPCPQLCVNTPGTFHCTCYPGYQPDNTDECVDIDECLDEGTCAGTCQNTEGSFNCLCEAGFVSNSEGECIDLNECTEYSPCDQQCINFVGGYRCNCKPGFELKKDGLTCQPSTYDEEYSTLNPDPSIYDDQDTPWSTVDPFFKADVNFNLNWLTDSPQGLTPDMAHQSDNHLNQWDHLSPRQYQTAPSPTQKMRRGNNIEDDAHTGGGNSNDQKVIETAKKSTTGTEEAETPKIDSTGETNSTAAVKDGSDDVKRKHDKSWLLVALLVPLCVFLVVMLALGIVYCTSCAVDKSLSFADCYRWVLPATPPERRESKTHA, from the exons ATGCCAAATATCAAAAGAAgtagaagcagctgcagcagcatgacTCTCCTGTATATCGTCTGGATGCTGACAGTTTGTGTGGCTCCTGGGAGTCAGGGCCAGAGAATGAAGGAGCCTGATGGGGAGCAGCAAGTAGCTGAAGCCCAGCTGGGCGAAAAAGACGCCATCTGCAACCAGGAGGGATGCTATGCCGTCTTCTTACAGAAGAAGAACTTCAGGGAAGCTAGGCAGGCCTGCCTGGATCAAGGTGGGACCTTGGTGACGATGTACACTCATGAAGCGGCGGGTGTGGTCCACAACCTGCTGTCAGCAACTGCTGTGCATGGATCAAGAGCCAGGCTTCGTCTCTGGATTGGGCTGCACCGACCTCCACGCCAGTGTTCAGTCACAAAACCTCTCAGAGGATTCGTCTGGGTCACAG GAAATCAGGAAGCTCAGTTTGCCAATTGGATCCGTAAAGAAATGCCCAACACTTGTGCAGTACCTCGCTGTGTGGCCATGACTGTGCATACGTCTGACGGCGCAGGAGAGAGTGGCGAGAATTTCCGTTGGGCAGAAGGACCCTGTGTCATGAAACTGGATGGATTTATTTGCCAGTACACCTACAGCATGATGTGTTCACCCCTGAAGGATGAGGGTGGAGGTCCCGCTGTCTATGAAACcccatttcatttcaaaagtaCCCAATTGACCCATGTGCCTTATGGGTCTGTAGCTGACATGCCATGTCCTGCAGACAGCTCCAATCCAGATGCTGATTTCAGGGAATCAGTACTGTGTATCGAAAGAGATGATGGCACAGTGGGTTGGTCTAAAGATGCCCCTCTTTGCTCTTCCGGTGCACCTAGGCAAACCCAGGATTGGTGTAGCGGTGAGCATGAATGTGAGCAGCACTGCCAGAACAGGGATGAGGATTACTACTGTTACTGCTCTGAGGGCTACATGTTAGATGAAGATGGCTACAGCTGCAACTTGGACCCTCTGAGCCAAACTGACCCTCCAGAGCTATCAGATTCTGCTTTTGCCACAGACAAGACCCCAGTCAATCGGATCTGTGTGGATATGGGTTGCGAATATGACTGCTCAATAACATCTCGGAGCATTCGCTGCACCTGCCCCCCAGGCTACCAAATAGGTCCAGACGGACACAAGTGTTTGGATGTGGATGAATGCCAGCAGCAGCCGTGTCCGCAACTCTGTGTCAACACTCCAGGCACATTTCACTGCACCTGTTACCCAGGGTACCAGCCAGACAATACAGACGAATGTGTGGACATAGACGAGTGCCTGGATGAAGGCACCTGTGCAGGGACTTGTCAGAACACTGAGGGTTCCTTCAACTGTCTGTGTGAAGCTGGCTTTGTATCGAACAGTGAAGGAGAATGTATAGATTTGAATGAGTGCACAGAGTATTCCCCTTGCGACCAGCAGTGTATTAACTTTGTTGGAGGGTACCGGTGTAACTGTAAACCTGGCTTTGAACTGAAGAAAGACGGACTTACCTGCCAGCCTTCAACTTATGACGAAGAATATTCCACTCTGAACCCTGACCCCAGTATTTACGATGATCAGGATACTCCCTGGTCCACTGTTGATCCCTTTTTCAAAGCCGATGTCAACTTCAATCTCAACTGGCTGACAGATTCCCCTCAGGGACTCACCCCTGACATGGCTCATCAGTCAGATAACCACCTAAACCAATGGGATCACTTATCACCAAGGCAATACCAGACAGCCCCATCCCCAACCCAAAAGATGAGAAGAGGCAACAACATTGAAGATGATGCTCACACAGGAGGTGGCAACTCCAATGATCAGAAAGTAATTGAAACTGCAAAGAAGTCCACTACTGGGACTGAGGAGGCTGAGACACCTAAGATAGACAGTACAGGTGAAACCAACAGTACAGCAGCGGTTAAAGACGGATCTGATGATGTGAAACGCAAGCATGACAAGAGCTGGCTACTGGTGGCTCTTCTCGTCCCTCTGTGCGTGTTCCTGGTGGTGATGTTGGCTTTGGGAATTGTCTACTGTACCAGCTGTGCAGTAGACAAGAGCCTCAGCTTTGCAGACTGCTATCGCTGGGTGCTCCCTGCAACACCCCCAGAGAGGAGGGAAAGCAAAACCCATGCTTGA